The DNA sequence CCGCGCCCGTCGGCTCCCCGGAGCGGGCCCGCCGCATCGCCCGGGCGGCCTCCCTGTGGAATGAGCGGCGCCGCGACGTGGGCCTCCACGCTGACAGGATCGCCTACCTCGAGAAGAAGGTGGCCGAGGAGCGGGTCCTTCTTGCCCAGGCGGAGGCCGACGAGGTAACCGCCCGGGCGGAGCTCGAGGAGGCCACCCGTGTCTGACCGCCCCCTCATGGCGCTGACGGTCCACCCGCCGTGGAGCGGGATGATCGCCGCGGGGCTCAAGCCGGTGGAGAACCGCTCTTGGCCGCCTCCGCCCCAGCTCATCGGGCAGCGGCTGGCCATCCACGCCGGGAAGAGCCTCGACTCCGCTGCCCTCCAGGTCCTGGGCGAGCACCAGGAGCTGCTCGGCATCCCCGACGGCGCGCTCGACCACAGCCTGGCCAGGTCCGCGATCGTCGCCGTGGTCACCCTCCGCGGCGCCGTGCGGGTCGCCGACGCCGACCGGCCGGACGAGACCCTCACCCCGCTCCAGATCGGCCAGCCGCGCCGCCTGCGCCCCCACCGCATCCTCGGCGGCCTGCCCACCCCGGCCGCCCTCGACGCCATCCGCTCCCCCTGGGCCATGGGCCCGTGGCTGTGGGTCCTCGGGGACGTGCAGGCCATCGACCCCGTCCCCTGCCAGGGCGCGCAGAAGGTCTGGCGCGTTCCGGACGGCGCGGCCGCCGCCGTGCTGGAGCAGCTCCGCGGGAAGTTCCGGACCACCCCTCGCCGCGCCATCCCGGGAGCCACCACGTGAGCCTGACGAGACTGAGCGACGACGAGAAGTGCGGCCACGGGTGGCCCAGGAACGACGAGCGGTGCCCGGTCTGCTACCAAACCCACGCCGAGTGCATGGTCGAGGCCAAGTCTCTCGCCGCCGAGCGTGACGCGCTGAAGGCCGAGGTGGAGCGTCTCTCGGGCTTGCGCCCGAAGTGGCCCCGATGCAGCCCGACGGCGAGTGGATGCCCCGCTACGGCCTGCGGTGGAACGGGCCAACTACTCCGGTCGCGGTGCCGATGGACGACGGGTACTGGACGCCCTGGCATCTGGCCCAGGGCGCCCTCGCCGCCGTCGTCTCCTGCCACCAGATGGGCACCGACTCCGCCTGCCTGGAGCGCCAGGCGTGCGAGAGGTACGACGCCCACGCCACCCAGCGCCGCCTCGCCCAGGTCACGGCCGAGCTGGAGCGGGTGGCCGCCCAGCGCGACGAAGCCCTGCGGGTCTCGGTGAGCTTCGCCTCTCAGGCCACCCGGGCCGAGGACGAGCACGAGGTCTGCCTGCTGGTGGCGGAGAGGCTGCGCGCTGAGCTGGAGCGAGTGGCGGCCGAGCGCGACACCGCGCGCGAGCTGGCCAACGACGCGCTCCAGGCCAGGGACAAGGCCCTCGCCTGCGAGGCCGCGGCGCGGGGGCTGCTGGCGGACCTCACGCGGGACGTGCTGAGCCTGGCCGGCCCGGGCCAGCTGGGCAAGGAGGCGGCGCCGTGAAGCTGCCCACCCACTCTGACCTGGCCGCCGGGGCCTGCCTTGCCCTCGCCACCTTCCCGGCCCGCTACGTCTGGGACTACTCCGGCGAGGCGGCGCGCGCCGCGTGGGCCGCCGTCGCCTTCCTGGTCCTGGTCGTCGCCGCCGTCTTCATCGGCATCATCATCCCGCACGAGAAGGGCTGAGCGTGACCATCTCGATCGGCAATGACCCCCTGCCGCCGCAGCCGGGCAAGTGCTGCCCGGACTGCACCCAGCCGGTGCTGTGGCCAGGCCGATGCCCCACCTGCGCAGCGGCGGAGCAGGCGCGAGAGTCCTTCCGAGAGCGCAAACGAAGGTACAACGCCAAGATCGTGAGCGATGGCCGGTGCATCTACTGTAGGGGCCCACGAGGAGATGCAGGGAGTTCTCAGGGCTGCCGGGCGTGCCTGGACGAGTTCAAAGTCCACGACAGATCGTACCGGTGCTGGAAAAAGTACGGGCTGTCCGTAGACGAGGAGATTGCCCTCCGCCAGCAGCCCTGCGGCGTGTGTGGCGTCGTGGGCAGTGGCACGGTGGCAGGGCTAAACGACATCGACCACCACCACGCATCGGGCCAGGTCCGAGGGGCTCTGTGCGCCAAGCACAACAGGGGGATTGGGTGCATGGACGACGACCCGGCCATCTTGCGCGCCGCGGCCGAGTATCTGGAGCGGCACGGATCGTTCGGCAAACTCCTGCCGCGCAACGTGGACCCGGACGCTCGGCCATAGCATGCCGGAACTCCTCACCATCTCCGATGTGGCTGGACTCCTCCGCGTGAGCCGGGCTACGGCCTACGGCCTTCGCGACCGCATCGGGTGGGTGAGGGTTGGCGTGCGGTCGGTCCGCTTCGAATCAGAGGCCGTGCAGGCCTACATCGAGAGGCAGCGATGCCACGCACCCGAAGCCGGATCTTCCTCCGCCCCCGCTCCCCGTTCTGGCAGGCCATCTGGACCGACCACGCCGGCCGCGTCCACCAGCAGTCCACGGGTTGCCGAGACCATGGAGCTGCTGCGGCGTGGCTCGCCGCGCGCGAGATGGAGAGAGTCCGAGCCGACGCCGGGGTCCCGGTAGCCCGAGACATCACGCTCCTCGAGGCGACCGCCGAGTACCTGGTGGACCGCGACGGTGAGCTCGCCGCCAAGTGGCACGGCACCGTCCTCGCCTTCATCCGCAACGAGGTGGTGCCCCACTTCGGCGGCGGCACCGTGGTCTCCGCCATCGACGCGATCGCCGTCGCCAAGTTCCGCACGGCGCAGAAGGGCCGGGTCGACCGGCGCTTCAAGCCGCGCCCCGACCAGCCGCCGAAGCTGGTCTCGCCGGCCACGGTGAACCGGCTGATGTGGGCCATGGCCGCCTTCGGCGGGTGGTGCGTCGAGCGCCAGTACCACCTCACCAACCCCTGGAGCACGGACAGCTACACCGAGAGCGACTACCCGGTTCCGGACATCCCCGCCGGCCAGCGGGCGCAGCTGCTGCTGGCCCTGCCCGCCGACCTGCGCGCCGTGGTCGAGTTCTCCTTCGAGACCGGCCTGCGCCGCGGGGAGATCGAGCGCCTGCGCTGGGAGGACGTGAACCTGGAGGAGCGGCTCGTCCAGGTGGTGAGCGTCCAGGCGCGCGGCTTCAACAAGGGGCGCAAGACCCGGCCCTGCACCCTCTCCCGGCGCGCCGCGGCGCTGCTCCAGGCCCGCCTCCCGAAGCCGACCCGGCCGCCGCGGCCGCCGGCGGGGCCCGTGTGGGGGCGCATCGGCGACCGGCGCCGGGCCTTCAAGACCGCGGCCGCCAAGGCGGGGATGCCGCGCGCCTGGCTGCACCTCTTCCGCCACCTGGGCGCCACCGACGTCGGCCGCTCGGGCGCCGCCGTGGCCGACCT is a window from the Chloracidobacterium sp. genome containing:
- a CDS encoding helix-turn-helix domain-containing protein, whose translation is MPELLTISDVAGLLRVSRATAYGLRDRIGWVRVGVRSVRFESEAVQAYIERQRCHAPEAGSSSAPAPRSGRPSGPTTPAASTSSPRVAETMELLRRGSPRARWRESEPTPGSR
- a CDS encoding site-specific integrase encodes the protein MDRDGELAAKWHGTVLAFIRNEVVPHFGGGTVVSAIDAIAVAKFRTAQKGRVDRRFKPRPDQPPKLVSPATVNRLMWAMAAFGGWCVERQYHLTNPWSTDSYTESDYPVPDIPAGQRAQLLLALPADLRAVVEFSFETGLRRGEIERLRWEDVNLEERLVQVVSVQARGFNKGRKTRPCTLSRRAAALLQARLPKPTRPPRPPAGPVWGRIGDRRRAFKTAAAKAGMPRAWLHLFRHLGATDVGRSGAAVADLMAFGGWSSVRMVQRYTRANHERMLQLMDRREGRDPLPAAPPQLATATQSQGSEGDTTRARPGRDGGLTDAVKDTGGPSS